A DNA window from Candidatus Protochlamydia naegleriophila contains the following coding sequences:
- a CDS encoding C40 family peptidase has protein sequence MKKAICCPVGNLFHLPNERSEVISQALYGWQVQVLEEEGLFSLAETEDGYQGWIETSLLQAGEVGVGLRRAKIRHNAAHLYSTPHVNREKPLLTLPFEVELPVVFEPAEEDGRWVQVQLLGQLGWIQRGHLWMNLSHIGLKDMLQLSLQFLGLPYTWGGRSSFGYDCSGFIQMLFKQMGILLPRDASQQIRSPFCSPVDWQEIKAGDLLFFGMHPEAIKHVGLYLGEGQLIHASVKPIPLLQVSSIEEKSLMDRFAFRTACRLPVHEKEQ, from the coding sequence ATGAAAAAAGCAATTTGTTGTCCGGTTGGTAATTTGTTTCATTTGCCGAATGAGAGAAGCGAAGTGATTTCGCAAGCGCTATATGGGTGGCAGGTGCAGGTCTTAGAAGAAGAGGGCCTATTTAGCTTAGCGGAAACCGAAGATGGTTATCAAGGCTGGATTGAAACGTCCTTACTGCAAGCAGGGGAAGTTGGTGTAGGGCTTAGACGCGCTAAGATCAGGCACAATGCGGCTCATCTGTATTCTACTCCCCACGTGAATCGGGAAAAGCCTTTATTGACCCTTCCGTTTGAAGTTGAGCTGCCAGTTGTCTTTGAACCCGCAGAAGAGGATGGGCGGTGGGTTCAGGTTCAATTGCTGGGTCAGTTAGGCTGGATTCAAAGAGGGCATCTTTGGATGAATCTATCACACATCGGGTTGAAGGATATGCTGCAATTGAGCCTACAGTTTCTGGGGCTTCCCTATACGTGGGGCGGTCGCTCAAGCTTTGGCTATGATTGTTCAGGCTTTATACAGATGCTTTTTAAACAAATGGGAATTCTTTTGCCACGCGATGCTTCTCAGCAAATTAGATCTCCCTTTTGCAGTCCGGTGGATTGGCAAGAGATCAAGGCTGGCGATCTTTTATTTTTTGGTATGCATCCAGAGGCCATCAAGCATGTGGGGCTGTATTTGGGAGAGGGGCAGTTGATTCATGCCTCGGTCAAGCCCATTCCTTTGCTGCAGGTATCGTCGATTGAAGAAAAAAGCTTAATGGATCGCTTCGCTTTTCGAACGGCTTGCCGCCTGCCTGTGCATGAAAAAGAGCAGTAA
- a CDS encoding ABC transporter permease — MSFAYIIKKFAYLLCSLWIIASLTFILMKAIPGDPFSEEQTLRADMHHALLESHGLNAPWYQQYGSYLFSLLQGDLGYSLKYSGRSINQIIQDSFPVSALLGLEALCIALPMGILLGSLAALKKGAWQDHLILFWTTMGLSVPSFILAALLQYVLAIKLGLFPLARWGSFAQSMLPSLALASLPAAFIARLMRASLSEVLQTDYIKAARAKGLPAYKIVTSHALPNAMLPVLSYLGQLMANVLVGSFVIEKIFSIPGLGGWFVNSVMNRDYPLIMGLTLFYSSLLMLSIFLIDLAYAWIDPRIRLHFKEG, encoded by the coding sequence ATGTCGTTTGCCTACATCATCAAAAAATTCGCTTATTTGCTGTGCTCGCTTTGGATCATTGCCAGTTTGACCTTTATCCTAATGAAGGCCATTCCAGGCGATCCTTTTAGCGAAGAGCAAACGTTACGAGCCGACATGCATCATGCCCTGCTTGAAAGCCACGGTCTCAATGCCCCATGGTATCAGCAATATGGCAGCTATTTATTTTCCCTCCTACAGGGCGATTTAGGCTATTCACTCAAATATAGCGGCCGCTCGATCAATCAGATAATTCAAGATAGCTTCCCCGTATCAGCTTTATTAGGGCTTGAGGCCTTATGCATCGCTTTGCCAATGGGTATTTTGCTCGGTTCCCTGGCAGCTCTTAAAAAAGGCGCATGGCAAGATCATTTGATTCTATTTTGGACCACAATGGGCCTGTCAGTCCCAAGCTTTATCTTGGCAGCGCTGTTGCAATATGTTTTAGCCATTAAACTCGGATTATTCCCATTAGCCCGTTGGGGAAGTTTTGCCCAAAGCATGCTCCCATCTCTTGCATTAGCTTCCCTGCCAGCCGCTTTTATTGCACGCCTCATGCGCGCAAGCTTAAGCGAAGTCCTGCAAACGGACTATATTAAGGCCGCCCGTGCAAAAGGGTTACCCGCCTATAAAATCGTAACCTCACACGCATTGCCCAATGCAATGCTGCCCGTATTGAGTTACTTAGGGCAACTCATGGCCAATGTCCTAGTCGGAAGTTTTGTGATCGAAAAAATATTCAGCATTCCAGGCCTTGGTGGCTGGTTTGTCAATAGCGTCATGAACCGCGATTATCCGCTCATCATGGGGTTAACCCTGTTTTACAGCAGTTTATTGATGCTCTCCATTTTTTTGATCGACTTAGCTTATGCCTGGATTGATCCGCGCATTCGCTTGCACTTTAAGGAGGGCTAG
- a CDS encoding ABC transporter permease, whose amino-acid sequence MQTIDDSLFTPINAWDSSDAPHCQLRKNAWQRFQSSSLGISGLMLLTLILLGALIGPFFSNYAYEATHLTLKNQPPSLQFWFGTDDLGRDLFTRVWYGARISLCVGLLAALIDLIVGLLWGGIAGFCGGKIDEAMMRFADIVYSLPYLLIVILFTVVLGSGLFSVILAITLFGWITMARIVRGQILLLKEMEYVLAAQALGAGFGRILSKHLLPNAVGPILVTLTLTIPSAIFAEAFLSFLGLGVQAPMASWGTMANEGLPALQFYPWRLLFPAAFISVTMLAFHLIGEGLKATFDKSLQESL is encoded by the coding sequence ATGCAAACAATCGATGACTCTCTCTTCACCCCTATCAACGCTTGGGATTCCTCCGATGCTCCCCACTGTCAACTGCGCAAGAATGCATGGCAAAGATTTCAATCGAGCTCGCTTGGAATCAGCGGGCTTATGCTTCTCACTCTCATTTTATTAGGCGCGCTTATTGGGCCGTTTTTCTCTAATTATGCCTATGAAGCAACGCACCTAACCTTAAAAAATCAGCCTCCATCCCTGCAATTTTGGTTTGGAACGGATGACCTTGGACGCGATCTATTTACAAGAGTCTGGTACGGAGCGCGAATTTCTTTATGCGTCGGCCTCTTGGCCGCTTTGATAGATCTGATCGTTGGGCTTCTTTGGGGCGGTATAGCGGGATTCTGCGGAGGAAAAATCGATGAAGCCATGATGCGCTTTGCAGATATCGTATACTCTCTTCCCTACTTATTAATCGTCATTTTATTTACGGTCGTGCTAGGTTCCGGCCTTTTTTCCGTCATCTTGGCCATCACGTTATTTGGCTGGATCACTATGGCCCGCATTGTGCGCGGACAAATTCTTTTACTCAAAGAAATGGAGTATGTTCTAGCCGCACAAGCCTTAGGGGCTGGATTTGGAAGAATTTTGAGCAAACACCTTCTGCCAAATGCCGTTGGACCAATCCTCGTTACGCTCACGTTGACCATTCCTTCTGCTATTTTTGCCGAAGCTTTTTTAAGTTTTTTAGGCCTTGGTGTGCAAGCCCCCATGGCAAGCTGGGGAACAATGGCGAATGAAGGCTTACCGGCGCTCCAATTTTATCCCTGGCGTTTGCTTTTCCCTGCCGCTTTTATTAGCGTGACCATGCTAGCCTTTCATTTGATCGGTGAGGGATTAAAAGCCACGTTTGATAAGTCGCTCCAGGAATCTTTATGA
- a CDS encoding cytidine deaminase has product MNVSLDAKHRLIRLACEVRKHAYAPYSNYLVGAALLTKEGAIFSGCNVENASYGLTCCAERVAIFKAVSEKALEWLAMAIVTKDGGAPCGACRQVMNEFNSDLLVLLGDEKGNLLREMTLKQLLPDAFGPYNLNLTHGLNATT; this is encoded by the coding sequence ATGAATGTGAGTCTTGATGCAAAGCATCGTTTAATAAGGCTGGCTTGCGAGGTACGGAAGCATGCCTACGCTCCTTATTCAAATTATCTCGTTGGAGCCGCGCTTTTAACAAAAGAGGGGGCTATTTTTTCTGGGTGCAATGTTGAAAATGCCTCTTATGGATTGACGTGTTGTGCAGAAAGAGTGGCCATTTTTAAAGCTGTTTCAGAAAAAGCTTTAGAGTGGTTAGCCATGGCTATAGTGACTAAAGATGGTGGGGCGCCTTGCGGGGCCTGCCGCCAAGTCATGAATGAGTTCAATTCCGATCTGCTCGTATTGCTTGGGGATGAAAAGGGGAATTTGTTAAGGGAAATGACGCTGAAACAGCTTTTACCGGATGCTTTCGGGCCTTATAATCTTAATTTAACCCACGGTTTGAACGCAACCACGTGA
- a CDS encoding peptide ABC transporter substrate-binding protein, with protein MLKQFFYIFLTLLILTITGCDRKIEPLEGQQSILHISCEVDPQTLDPRQARDLASTTVLQALYEGLTRSQPDGNPSLALAETVSLSPDQKTYTFKLRPSAWSNGEPVTAHDFEKSWKSVLSPQLPAPNAYQLYVIKGAQATKEGKGSLDEVGIYALDKQTLVVELEQPTPYFLNLTATHFFFPVHASTRQKKMGDQNPSLPVTNGPFQLQEWSRHNQLVLIPNAHYWDHSAVSLNKLVFIVLDNPTALQLFQNKELEWTGSPLSTIPTDALPTLKETNYLQISPAAGVHLFRINTAKAPLNNPKMRHAFALALNRNDLIEHVLQGNQQPALGLIPPLWLQTAPFFQDGNRQLARQLFQEALAENQLNSQTIPPITLCYATGERSHKIAQVAQQQWKEVLGVKVQLQACESKVYFDRLKKQDYQIGIGSWYADFRDPISFLTVFQYKDNGTNNTQWENGRYIDLLNQSFVSTNPNQRELYLKKAEGVLIQEMPIIPLFFGSYNYLKHPQVKGVYFSELGYLDFKQAYLDSP; from the coding sequence ATGTTGAAACAGTTTTTTTATATTTTCCTTACATTACTTATTTTGACCATCACAGGTTGTGATCGAAAAATAGAGCCCTTGGAAGGCCAACAATCGATCTTACATATCAGTTGCGAAGTAGATCCACAAACTTTAGATCCAAGGCAGGCAAGAGACCTTGCGTCAACAACGGTGCTGCAAGCCTTATATGAGGGGTTGACGCGCAGTCAACCAGACGGAAATCCATCTTTAGCACTTGCTGAAACTGTCTCCTTATCTCCGGATCAAAAAACATATACATTTAAGCTCCGTCCAAGTGCCTGGTCCAATGGGGAGCCGGTCACAGCTCATGACTTTGAAAAGAGTTGGAAAAGCGTATTATCCCCTCAGCTTCCTGCGCCTAATGCCTATCAATTGTACGTAATAAAGGGAGCCCAAGCGACCAAGGAAGGCAAAGGCAGCCTGGATGAAGTTGGCATTTACGCCCTCGACAAGCAAACACTCGTCGTTGAACTAGAACAACCGACCCCCTATTTTCTTAATCTTACAGCTACCCATTTCTTTTTTCCAGTTCATGCAAGCACAAGACAGAAAAAAATGGGTGATCAAAATCCATCCTTGCCTGTCACAAACGGCCCGTTTCAGCTTCAGGAGTGGTCACGGCACAATCAACTAGTCTTGATACCGAACGCTCATTATTGGGATCATTCAGCAGTCAGTCTCAACAAGCTGGTCTTCATTGTTTTAGACAATCCCACCGCACTGCAACTATTCCAAAATAAGGAGCTCGAATGGACAGGATCGCCGCTTTCCACGATCCCTACCGATGCACTACCGACCCTAAAGGAGACGAACTATTTGCAAATCAGCCCCGCCGCAGGCGTCCATCTTTTTCGGATCAATACTGCCAAAGCACCTCTGAATAATCCGAAGATGCGCCATGCCTTTGCATTAGCTTTAAATCGGAATGACTTGATTGAACACGTTTTACAAGGCAACCAGCAGCCTGCCTTGGGCCTGATTCCTCCTTTATGGCTGCAAACCGCGCCTTTTTTTCAAGATGGCAATAGGCAACTTGCACGCCAACTTTTCCAGGAGGCTTTAGCCGAAAATCAGCTCAACTCTCAGACTATTCCTCCAATCACACTCTGCTATGCAACAGGAGAGCGTTCCCATAAAATTGCTCAGGTTGCTCAACAGCAGTGGAAAGAAGTCCTTGGGGTCAAGGTGCAGCTGCAAGCCTGTGAAAGCAAGGTCTACTTTGATCGTTTAAAAAAACAGGATTATCAAATTGGCATTGGATCTTGGTATGCAGATTTCCGCGATCCCATCTCTTTTCTAACCGTCTTCCAATACAAAGATAATGGGACTAATAACACTCAATGGGAAAATGGACGCTACATTGATTTGCTGAACCAATCCTTTGTGAGTACGAATCCAAATCAAAGAGAGCTCTATTTAAAAAAAGCAGAAGGAGTGCTCATCCAAGAGATGCCAATTATCCCTCTCTTTTTTGGTTCATACAACTACTTGAAACATCCCCAAGTCAAAGGTGTTTACTTTTCAGAACTTGGCTATTTAGACTTTAAACAGGCGTATTTGGACTCCCCATAA